From Cucumis melo cultivar AY chromosome 1, USDA_Cmelo_AY_1.0, whole genome shotgun sequence, a single genomic window includes:
- the LOC127148806 gene encoding uncharacterized protein LOC127148806: MGQLVPHVASGFVFTLLGLWHTVNTIKTYNLRGSSNFKVRFWYPLDRPFSKFKYLELIFMFSFSIIAIFRQFWDYPFVHLSFKVINLEHATMFLHLAIFSGFTLYNELNRSSNVLFGIDGVFAVCVFSQELFLLHFHSADHNGIEGHYHWLLQVIVFASLVSVLVAACCPTNFPAALILSLLVVLQGCWFMIMGFMLWVPNLVPKGCSMRIMDNGKDEMLGAVICASEEADMRARALANLQFSWILAGILMFTGFISIKCTKSENCSSKIQLTDYEQL; this comes from the coding sequence ATGGGGCAATTAGTACCTCATGTAGCATCCGGTTTTGTATTCACTCTTCTTGGCCTTTGGCATACTGTGAATACAATCAAAACCTACAATCTCAGAGGCTCTTCAAATTTCAAAGTACGTTTTTGGTACCCTCTTGATCGACCTTTTTCCAAATTCAAGTACTTGGAGCTCATTTTCATGTTCTCTTTTTCGATCATTGCAATTTTCAGACAATTTTGGGACTACCCTTTTGTTCATTTGTCTTTCAAAGTCATCAACTTGGAGCACGCTACCATGTTCCTACACCTTGCCATATTTTCAGGTTTTACCCTCTATAACGAGTTGAATCGCTCGTCAAATGTATTATTTGGTATCGATGGTGTCTTTGCAGTCTGTGTTTTCAGTCAGGAGCTATTCTTGCTCCATTTCCACTCAGCTGACCATAATGGCATCGAAGGCCATTACCATTGGCTCTTGCAAGTGATAGTGTTCGCGTCTCTTGTGTCTGTACTCGTAGCTGCTTGTTGTCCTACCAACTTCCCTGCAGCTCTTATTCTTTCATTATTGGTTGTTTTGCAAGGGTGTTGGTTTATGATCATGGGGTTCATGCTATGGGTTCCAAACTTAGTTCCTAAGGGCTGCAGTATGAGGATAATGGACAACGGCAAAGATGAAATGCTTGGAGCAGTCATTTGTGCCTCCGAAGAAGCTGATATGAGGGCACGGGCACTCGCCAACCTGCAATTCAGCTGGATACTAGCAGGAATTCTTATGTTTACTGGATTTATAAGCATCAAATGTACTAAATCTGAAAATTGCAGCTCGAAGATCCAATTAACGGATTATGAGCAGCTTTGA